Proteins encoded by one window of Cylindrospermum stagnale PCC 7417:
- a CDS encoding helix-turn-helix domain-containing protein: protein MRIVLTEEEKQTLEELRRAKDVPQRTRDRAQVLLLNARGLKNEQIAQGLNWAVSTVRQTLHRWEKMGLAGLWDAPGRGGKPRYAESDLLYLENCLSQEPQAYNSKQLATKLASERQVYLSPDRLRRVLKKRGRLGSPCTKPNMHDIS from the coding sequence TTGAGGATTGTTTTAACTGAAGAAGAAAAGCAGACTCTGGAGGAGTTGAGGAGAGCCAAAGATGTTCCTCAACGTACTAGAGATCGCGCTCAGGTTTTACTGTTGAATGCTCGTGGCTTAAAAAACGAGCAAATTGCTCAAGGCTTGAACTGGGCAGTTTCAACAGTACGTCAAACCCTTCATCGCTGGGAAAAAATGGGTTTAGCAGGACTGTGGGATGCTCCTGGTCGAGGAGGAAAGCCCCGTTATGCAGAATCTGACTTGCTTTATCTAGAAAATTGCCTATCTCAAGAGCCACAGGCTTATAACTCTAAACAGCTAGCCACAAAACTGGCCTCTGAGCGGCAAGTTTACTTGAGTCCCGACCGACTACGACGGGTACTCAAAAAAAGAGGCAGACTGGGAAGCCCATGCACAAAACCCAATATGCATGACATTAGCTAA
- a CDS encoding RNA-guided endonuclease InsQ/TnpB family protein codes for MKISYQYKIKPTKEQAEKINKTLEKLRCQYNYLLAQRFDWYEMNRSPIDRCPLICHLPELTEQPNYYNQKASLVQLKLDRPWYKDIHSQVLQEVPKKVELAFDRWLKGDVNGKKSGRPRFKGKGQYKTFTYTQFKRHHFVNNKITLSKIGDVKVIVHRPIPVGEACPKGLGFEIKTVSVTKKADGYYITLSLDDKSVPIVKPDFNPDNIVGIDLGLIDFYVASDDSRIKAPKYLRKAERLLKSLQRLVSRRKKGSNRRKKALKKLGKQHKKVADTRKDFHFKTAKLLLDKYDVIAVEKLNIKGLVKTKLAKSINDAGWSRFLTILSNKAANAGLKVIAVNPNGTSLECSNCGSKVIKPLSQRMHNCPVCHTSLCRDLNAAINIKNRGTHGLKAQSMSGLGVVEKPTLT; via the coding sequence GTGAAAATCTCATACCAGTACAAAATTAAACCAACTAAAGAACAGGCGGAAAAAATTAATAAAACACTGGAAAAGTTGCGTTGTCAATATAACTACTTGTTGGCTCAAAGATTTGACTGGTATGAGATGAATCGTAGTCCTATTGATAGATGTCCATTAATTTGTCATCTGCCCGAATTAACAGAACAGCCTAACTATTACAATCAAAAAGCATCTCTAGTTCAACTCAAATTAGATAGACCTTGGTACAAAGATATTCACTCTCAGGTACTTCAAGAAGTTCCTAAGAAAGTTGAATTAGCTTTTGATAGATGGTTAAAAGGTGACGTTAATGGCAAGAAATCAGGTAGACCTAGATTCAAAGGGAAAGGACAATACAAAACTTTTACTTATACCCAATTTAAAAGACATCATTTTGTTAACAACAAAATCACGCTATCAAAAATTGGAGATGTCAAGGTAATTGTTCATCGCCCAATACCCGTTGGCGAAGCCTGCCCGAAGGGCTTAGGATTTGAGATCAAAACTGTATCTGTCACCAAAAAAGCGGATGGTTACTACATCACTCTCAGCCTTGATGACAAATCAGTTCCTATCGTTAAGCCTGACTTTAATCCTGACAATATTGTTGGCATTGATCTTGGCTTAATTGATTTCTATGTAGCTTCTGATGATTCTAGAATCAAAGCACCTAAATATCTACGCAAAGCTGAACGCTTGCTTAAATCATTGCAGCGTCTGGTATCAAGGCGGAAAAAAGGTTCCAACAGACGCAAAAAAGCTCTGAAAAAATTGGGTAAACAGCATAAAAAAGTGGCTGATACTCGTAAAGATTTCCACTTTAAAACAGCTAAATTACTACTTGATAAGTATGATGTTATAGCTGTGGAAAAATTGAATATCAAAGGACTCGTTAAAACTAAATTGGCTAAAAGTATTAATGATGCTGGTTGGAGTCGGTTTTTAACCATACTTTCAAACAAAGCCGCGAATGCTGGTTTAAAAGTAATCGCTGTAAATCCGAACGGTACTAGCCTTGAATGCTCTAATTGTGGTTCCAAGGTAATAAAGCCGCTATCCCAAAGAATGCACAATTGTCCAGTTTGTCATACAAGTTTGTGCAGGGATCTAAATGCGGCTATCAATATCAAGAACCGTGGGACGCACGGTCTTAAAGCTCAATCAATGTCCGGATTAGGAGTCGTTGAGAAGCCCACACTCACCTGA
- a CDS encoding diflavin flavoprotein has translation MTESLPRDVQVLPIATNTKILRARSKSRLRFEIEYALERGTTANCYLIEADKTALIDPAPENFTEIYLEALQKTLDLRRLDYVILGHFNPTRVATLKAILELAPQITFVCSLPSAANVRAAFADQDIKILTMRGKETLDLGKGHVLKFLPIPSPRWPEGLCTYDQQTQVLYTDKLFGAHICGDEVFDENWEAFKEDQRYYFNCLMAPHAPHVEAALEKISDLQVRMYAVGHGPLVRSSLIELTKCYGEWSRSQSDREISVALLYASAYGNTAILAQAIALGLTKGGVAVNTINCEFATPEEIRTGLEQSDGFLIGSPTIGGHAPTPIHTALGIVLTIGDNSKLAGVFGSYGWSGEAVELIEGKLRDAGFKFGFDTLKVKFKPDEVTLKLCEEIGTDFAQSLRKAKKVRVPQQAATAVEQAVGRIVGSVCVISAKQGEVSTGMLGAWVSQATFNPPGLTIAIAKERAIESLMYPGGKFALNILPEGTHIDYMKHFRKPFAPGEDRFANFPTGFADNGCTVLTDALAYLECSVSQRLECGDHWVVYATVDNGKLIKPDAVTAINHRKAGTHY, from the coding sequence ATGACCGAATCTTTGCCACGCGACGTCCAAGTTCTTCCCATTGCGACAAATACTAAGATTCTCAGAGCACGTAGTAAGTCACGTCTGCGGTTTGAAATTGAATACGCTCTAGAAAGAGGTACCACCGCCAATTGCTATTTAATTGAAGCTGATAAAACCGCACTAATTGACCCAGCGCCGGAAAACTTCACCGAAATTTATCTAGAGGCATTGCAAAAGACCTTAGATTTAAGACGATTGGATTATGTGATCCTTGGTCATTTTAATCCCACCCGCGTGGCAACTTTAAAGGCGATTCTAGAACTAGCGCCGCAAATAACTTTTGTCTGTTCTCTTCCTAGTGCGGCCAATGTACGTGCTGCTTTTGCAGATCAAGATATCAAAATTTTGACAATGCGGGGGAAAGAAACTCTAGATTTAGGCAAGGGTCATGTTTTGAAATTCTTGCCTATCCCTAGTCCCCGTTGGCCAGAAGGACTTTGTACCTATGACCAGCAAACCCAAGTTCTTTACACAGATAAGTTATTTGGAGCGCATATCTGTGGTGATGAAGTGTTTGATGAAAACTGGGAAGCGTTTAAGGAAGACCAGCGCTACTATTTTAATTGCTTGATGGCTCCCCATGCGCCTCACGTCGAAGCAGCTTTGGAGAAAATCTCCGATTTGCAAGTGAGGATGTATGCTGTTGGTCACGGGCCTTTGGTGCGCTCCAGCTTAATCGAACTGACCAAATGTTATGGTGAATGGAGTCGTTCCCAAAGCGATCGCGAAATATCCGTAGCGCTATTGTACGCCTCAGCTTATGGTAATACAGCAATTCTCGCCCAAGCGATCGCACTCGGACTGACCAAAGGTGGAGTTGCAGTCAACACCATCAACTGCGAATTTGCCACACCTGAAGAAATTCGTACTGGACTAGAACAATCCGATGGCTTTCTCATCGGTTCTCCCACCATCGGTGGTCATGCACCCACCCCAATTCATACCGCTTTGGGTATCGTTCTCACCATCGGTGACAACAGCAAACTCGCTGGAGTATTTGGTTCCTACGGCTGGAGTGGTGAAGCCGTTGAATTAATTGAAGGTAAACTTCGGGATGCTGGATTTAAATTTGGCTTTGATACCTTGAAGGTCAAATTTAAACCCGATGAAGTCACTCTCAAGTTGTGTGAAGAAATCGGGACAGATTTTGCCCAATCTTTGAGAAAAGCCAAGAAAGTGCGCGTACCTCAACAAGCCGCAACCGCTGTAGAACAAGCCGTTGGGCGGATTGTCGGTTCCGTTTGCGTAATTAGTGCCAAACAAGGGGAAGTGTCAACAGGGATGCTCGGTGCTTGGGTTTCTCAAGCCACCTTTAACCCTCCTGGATTGACAATTGCGATCGCTAAAGAACGAGCAATTGAATCCCTCATGTATCCAGGCGGTAAATTTGCCCTTAATATCTTGCCTGAAGGCACTCATATAGACTACATGAAGCATTTCCGTAAGCCTTTTGCCCCAGGAGAAGACAGATTTGCTAATTTCCCCACAGGATTTGCAGATAACGGTTGTACAGTCCTCACCGACGCCCTAGCCTATTTGGAATGCTCAGTGAGCCAACGCCTGGAATGTGGCGATCATTGGGTTGTGTA
- a CDS encoding diflavin flavoprotein has product MVAVVENVQHRLTIQTVEIAPNTTAIRSLDWDRDRFDIEFGLQNGTTYNSYLIRGELTVLIDTSHQKFRQLYLDTLKGLVNPKTIDYIIVSHTEPDHSGLVEDVLQLAPRATVLASKIALQFLEGLVHDPFSKRIVKSGDRIDIGKGHELEFVSAPNLHWPDTIFSFDRKTQTLFTCDAFGMHFCDDRTFDEDLEAIEADFRFYYDCLMGPNARSLLNAMKRMGELGKIKIIANGHGPLLYHNLDVLTECYQSWSQRQAKSETTAALFYVSEYGHSDRLVHAIGEGIQKTGVAIEMMDLGSAGIQEIQELAGRAAGIIIGMPPTTAVAAQAGISSLLAVTKDKQVVGLFESYGGDDEPIDTLRRKFIDLGVKEAFPAIRIKDVPSASTFQLCEEAGTDLGQLLVRDRNIKQIKALDVNMEKALGRISNGLYIITAKKGDVSSAMLASWVTQASLQPLGFTIAVAKDRAIDSLVRVGDQFVLNVLGEGNFQELKKHFLKRLAPGGDRFAGVKTQTAKNGSPILTDALAYMECEVTSSMECSDHWILYCTVQDGRVSNPDGLTAVRHRKVGNYY; this is encoded by the coding sequence ATGGTAGCGGTCGTAGAGAACGTTCAGCATCGGTTAACTATACAAACTGTAGAAATTGCTCCTAACACAACAGCGATTCGTTCTCTTGATTGGGATCGCGATCGCTTCGATATCGAATTCGGGCTGCAAAATGGCACGACCTACAATTCATATTTAATTAGGGGCGAGCTGACAGTTTTGATTGATACTTCTCACCAGAAGTTTCGTCAGCTGTATTTAGACACTCTCAAGGGTCTTGTGAACCCCAAGACAATTGATTACATAATCGTCAGTCACACAGAGCCAGACCATAGCGGCTTAGTGGAAGATGTTCTCCAGTTAGCGCCGAGAGCTACTGTTTTAGCTTCAAAAATTGCCCTTCAGTTTTTGGAAGGTTTGGTACACGATCCTTTTTCCAAGCGGATTGTCAAAAGTGGCGATCGCATTGATATTGGTAAAGGACACGAACTCGAATTCGTAAGTGCGCCTAACCTGCACTGGCCGGACACGATTTTCAGCTTTGACCGCAAAACCCAAACTCTCTTCACCTGCGATGCCTTTGGGATGCACTTCTGTGACGATCGCACTTTCGACGAAGATTTAGAAGCGATTGAAGCTGACTTTAGATTTTACTACGATTGCTTAATGGGCCCCAACGCTCGCTCGCTATTGAATGCGATGAAGCGAATGGGTGAACTCGGCAAAATTAAAATTATTGCCAACGGACACGGGCCGCTACTGTATCACAATCTAGACGTTCTCACTGAGTGCTATCAAAGTTGGAGCCAAAGACAAGCCAAATCAGAAACCACAGCCGCCTTGTTTTATGTCTCAGAATATGGACATAGCGATCGCCTCGTCCATGCAATTGGTGAAGGCATCCAAAAAACTGGCGTTGCGATCGAAATGATGGATCTTGGTTCAGCGGGAATCCAAGAAATTCAAGAACTAGCAGGTAGAGCAGCGGGTATTATTATCGGCATGCCCCCAACTACAGCCGTTGCGGCTCAAGCTGGTATCAGTTCCCTGCTAGCTGTCACCAAAGACAAGCAAGTGGTGGGTTTATTTGAATCTTACGGTGGGGATGATGAACCCATTGACACCCTGCGGCGCAAATTTATCGACTTGGGTGTGAAAGAAGCTTTCCCAGCGATTCGGATTAAAGATGTTCCCAGTGCGTCTACCTTCCAGCTTTGTGAAGAAGCGGGTACAGACTTGGGACAACTGCTGGTGCGCGATCGCAACATTAAGCAGATCAAAGCCCTCGACGTCAACATGGAAAAAGCGTTGGGTCGGATTAGCAACGGACTGTATATTATCACCGCTAAAAAAGGTGATGTTAGCAGTGCAATGTTGGCTTCTTGGGTAACACAAGCGAGTTTACAACCCTTAGGATTCACAATTGCCGTTGCTAAAGACCGCGCTATTGATTCCTTAGTCAGAGTAGGCGATCAGTTTGTCCTCAACGTTCTGGGAGAAGGAAACTTCCAAGAACTCAAGAAACACTTCCTCAAGCGCTTGGCTCCCGGTGGTGACAGATTTGCTGGAGTGAAAACCCAAACCGCGAAAAACGGTTCGCCAATTCTCACCGACGCACTGGCATATATGGAATGTGAAGTCACCAGCAGCATGGAATGTAGCGACCACTGGATTTTATACTGCACCGTGCAAGATGGACGTGTTTCCAATCCCGATGGACTAACAGCAGTTCGCCATCGGAAAGTTGGCAATTATTACTAA